The genomic DNA gggccgatcggacgggctggctataattatttcgtggtcatcagggatcccatacgtccgaacaagacgccgagcgccctcttcatcaaaccgactctccatggtcatataccaagggccatgaacaccaatagcgggctcagaggagcttgccatctcggagaagcaATAAGAGGGCAAGAAAACAGAGGAACGGGAACGAAAGAGGCAAAACGACTTGGGAggaccttgtaaacgaagggagaagactcactgagaaggaaacgggcggaaaagatcaccggtgggttggtagccgccgaaaaacaggaactggatcgtcggaggtcgcagcagaagaagaggcggaaggacaacgcacaagcaagcatgcggcgaaggaagtagacggaggctttatacggccgaggctggtcggcctccgccgtcggatgcaggtcacgagagacgaggttatcatctaaccgtccatttcaaagtaatcggcgtcccatcgtacgaatCATCACAGCCAcacaagaagagccacgtggcgctctgtcaccaggcgcaattaaggcgcccataccgcgcatgcttcggtttaatgaagaggatttgcgtgattttcaagaagatttagacaagcaaacatccacgttgagtgacaagacaaccaaaacgaagagccgagcgagccgagcggctgaatatggcagaagggccgaacggccccagggatattataagcgacggaaaGGCGACGAACGCCCGCTcagacacatagtccagtcagtcggactcactgcctccttcgactagacttgaaggggaggcaagtgatccgtgcAAGGGGGGATACTAAAGGTCTAGCTtatggtataaacatttatctagtaataagagtCACATTGGTCAAAGGTCTACATAAAGATAAacggtttccgacgccaaggctggaggattgaatggccgagcggggcgtctgcTCGGCTGGAACCGAGGGGCCGAGCAGGtcatccgttcggccaggataaggccGAGGATACAAAGaatagccgagcggcctattcgttcggctcgagatatgggatgtcagcagaggcatatctaatgattatgccgtacacaggaTGTCACGATAgaagatcttgccgtcacatcatggagaggttgatacagtagcggtatggcctcatggatacccttctgacagacccatacctgggcatggtcgaaagcaggagattgcttcgattggcgcgcccaggcttcttgaagaggtctatataaggtctccatttcttcaccggaggtacgcgagtcttcattctgcagccactttcttcatccattcctcgcctgacttgagcgtcggagggccgtcccccccccccggctcggttttgttgcaggttcgccggagcactcgaggatccagcagggagcgccacgtccccagcgttcgttgacccctggttcggacaggatcatgacCCATTGGTGACACATGAATCACCCAATCACATCCTTCATTTCTGCACTGACCCCTAAGCCTCTTCTTATTGACTTTAACGAATTGAACAACTTTACCTCGTCTAATGCAGTGACTTTTGATGGCAAATTTAGCCTCATCCCTTGAGCTAAAAATCATTCCAACCTTCAAATCCAGATTCTTTGCATCCTTAATTGGGTCAAACAAGGGAAATTTCTGGATTTTATGATCATCACTATCAAAATCCAAATTACTATATAATTCATCGCTGCCAACACAATTATCATCACCTTCTTCATCCTGCATTTGAGCTAAAACATCATTAGGAATACCTCCATGTTCAACAATCATTGTATCATAATTCATTCCAACATCATGATCAACATGAGTATCAAAAATCCTATCATCTTCTTTACAATCATAATCACTATCATGAAAATCGTCATCTTCCTCATAATCGACATCCTCATCTGATCCACTTGCTTCTTCATCTGTACCTGTTTCACCATTGCTATCATTCTCATCATCAGACTCATATGCTACATAAATCTCCACTTCATGATTAGATGGGATGTTATCTTTAATTGTTACTAAATCTGCATCAATTTCCAGATATCTACCGTTGCTTAAATTAGACCTCATTTTGTGCCAAAACTTAACCCTTTCGGCTCTTTGAAGCCTAATTCTTCACAATATCCATACAAATGGAGCATTCTGATTTTACTACTGTCTACCCAGTCATAATACTCAATATTTCCTCCAGTATATTCTTTGGATGTACTCGTGTCCTTCATTGCTCCATTATAATACATTTTCAAACTTACAAATAAATCTTCTCCAACATTACctataaataaatacaaaaatgTAGTCCATCAAACAATTAAacaacaaatatataattttttaataaaaaataagtaATACCATAGCCCGGAGTGCAATTCCAAAAGCATTTACTTCGTCTAGCCATCAGAGGTCAATGGCAGTATCTTTTCTTCACATTACACTATAAGAAATAATAAAACTAGTATTGAATTATACCACTAGGCTTTACTAATACTGAGTAAAAAACATAACCAATGCATTATTTTAGACTATCTTCGATAAAGAAAATAGAACTACAAGCATTATACTAAATTTTCTTGTTTATGAGTATATTACATGTTTATATTTCTAAATGATTAAATCATAGAGCATACAATTCTCTACCATTAATTAAATCTTCTTAAAACTTTAGAGAAATAATAAGTATATACTTCTTAAAAAATGATTGAACTATAAATATATGCCCATAAAACTAGTGTGGTGAACACGATCGTGAGAAGTGTGGCGAACAAGAGAAGCCTATAATGTTCACCACATATTAAAATAACTAAATTTATCAAACAAGATGCTTCTCTCAAAGGAATTATAGCCTATAATATATACTCACGAACACACTAGAAGTCTGGTGAACACGATCATGAGAAGGCTAATGATAAATGTTCGCCAAAAGCGTCAATTAAAGTAACGAAATTGATCTGGGAAAAATTTTCATCAACATTTACAGACAGAGGCCAAACGAGGTTGTCTCTTTCAATTCGTCGGCCGACCGCTAGCGGAATTGGAGTGAAGGGGAAGAATTGATTTGGAGAGGAAAGCTAGGGTTTAACGAAGGGGAAGAATCGATTTGGAGAGGAGAGCTAGGGTTTAACGAAGTGGAAGAATAGATTTGGAGAGGAGCGTTAGGGTTTGCGTCGAAGGAACAAGGAATCGGGATTTTTAGGGGATTTTTACAAGCACGTGCAGATCATGTGCCGATTCCGTCTCATATTCACGGACCAGTTAACAGCAGGGACATAAGTGAGAACGAAAATGATTTATGAGTGATATAAATgagaacaaaaatattttaagaatatgAGTGGGAAAACTCAGAAACAATAAGGAGTAATAATGTATTTCCCCACTTTTGTCTAATGAACTTCTCATCAACTCCTACACTCGTATTTGATTCCAAAAGAGGAACCTTTTCTCTCAACAGGCAGCGACGCGTAGTTCTTCCACTCTCGAGCAAGAGCCCTCGCAGCGCCCAAATCGCCTGCCCTGCCGTCGCAGCACCACCCCGCTCTCACCGCGACAACCTTGCTCAGGTCGACCCCTCGCCGGCAAAAATCGCCGAAGTAATCAGTGTCGAGAAACTGCAGATTCAGACGGAATGGACCGGCGCCTTCGCGCACCGCTCTGGTCAAAATCGTCCGGCGATCTCCGCCGACGTAGCGCATCGCGGTGAATTGCCAAGACCTGAAGAATTCAATCGACTGGGTGGTGGACAGCACGTACATGAAAGCTCCGTTGGGCGAATTCTCAAGCGACTCCTCTCCTCTGTAAAACTCCGTCGCTAAAATCAGTTGAGAAAGGACGTTGAAATGACGCAGGGGATTTCGAAACCACACCACGTCCAAATCCTACAAGGCAAAGATCGAGTTTTTTTGGGAGGAAATTAAGACACAAATAAACTCAAGTCTAAGATCAATTTACCGTGTATATGAAATTGTAGCCGAGCTGTAGAACTTCTTTGGAGAACTCAATTTGCCTCTTCATCATCGTCGTCTCTCTGTTTTCTCTGCTCTCAAAGTTGTTCGCGTAGTTGGGGAAATAGCAGTGCAAGTTTAGGGACTCGCAGTGCTCGAGAGCCCCTTGGTCCAGTGCCAAAACTACCATGTGATTCAGTAGACTGCTTGTACCATTCCCCACTTTGAAGCTCTCAGTGAACAGATCGAAGATTGAATTTTGTGCTTCATTCAGCATGGCGATTATCACCGTGTTATCCTTTCTTGCAGCGCTTCTCAATAATCTCTTCAAGTCTTGTGTCTGTTTATCCTGAAATAATCACGAATAAACAAAACTCTATTGACTGATCTGAGAAAATTAGAGAGATAGAGAAGAGATTACCTTTTGCAAAATAGCTATCTTGCTCCTTGTATTCTCTAAAATGTTTGCTGGATTTGTGGAGGACTGTGAAATGATCAAAGTAAAGGATACGATAAGAACCAGAAGAATGAAAAGAAGAATaatgttatttatttttctcatgttggaggagggaagaagaagagggcTTGGAAAAGATGAAATCAAATGAGGAAGGATTTTAGGTTTATGAATTCTGAGAATTAATAAATAGCAAATCTAGGGGGAGTGTATGGTAAGAAGATATCACGAAAGATTTGCTTGCTAAGCAACTCgaatatttctttttttattaaaaaaattatattattcggCGCTATAATTGATTAGTTAAACATTTGGATTAAACTATTgaaaaaatagaattataatttgtaaatataaatatatgcaAAATTATGGAATGCACACCACTTACTATAAGtcattcctcaaaataatataatATGTATAACACCTcacaaacatatttttttttattggattTACGTGTTTAGTTCTGGTATTATTAATTTTCCCTTAtgtttttattaatatatttttttaaaatattaatatttagatactattcacttttatatatttaaaagttTCAAAAAGCCTGATGAtattttttattcctattttcaACTTATattttatgaaaattaaaaattttaatgaacTAAACCACATGTGAATTGATTGGCCAGAGTAAATTTAATGTGATTTAGAAATATCTAATGATATTaaagatgattttttttatcattaaacCTTTTCCTTCCTACTTCTtccctttttttatatataatcaaTTCATTTAATTATCATTTATAAATTTGTTTTGATGAATGGTATATCATCATAATTAGTAGATGAAGTTATTGACATTGTCTTATTGGTTTTATCATTTAATATAAAATTACTATAATACATTTATTACTTCACTTGCCAAATTGGGCAATCTATTTATTACTTTCATTCCAATTACATTAAGGCTATGCTTGAGGAGATCACATCCTCTCATCAGCAAtctcagattttctttccttcctTTTCATAATTTATACATCAGATTATGGTCAAAATTCATCTAAAATTGATTACGATCTCTCTTAAATTTACTTTCCCATCTAAGTTATAATTTATGTCGAATCAGACGGTCAAAAGCTATTGGCGGTGGGTGGACTGCCCTTGGTCGGTGCCATATAGTCTGCCCAATCGCTAGCGGCTTCCAGCCACCTTACTTGACCCAAACTATAATCTAGGTAGAAAAGTGAACCCAAGGGAGATCACAATCAATTTTGACTGGATTTCGACTACGATCCAACATGCAAATTGTGAAAGGGACTTGGAGAGAACCAAGGATTGCATATTAGAGGATCTGAACTCATGTTTGATTAGGGATAATATGAGTCCAGATTTTCTAATCCGTAATCTCTCGTCCCTTTTGTAATTTGCACGTCGGATCATGATCGGAATTTGGCCAAAATTGGTTATGATCTCCCCTTAATTCACCTTCTCGCCTATGTTATAATTTTGGGTTGAGCTAGGCGGCCAAAGGTCACCGACGGTGGGCGAACTATATGGTGCCAAACAAGGGGTGATCCACCCACCGCTGGCAGCCTCCGGCCTTATGGCTCGACCCAAAACTATAACCTAAGTGGGAAGGTGAACTCAGGAGAGATCGCAATTAATTTTTACCGGATTTCGACCGCGATCTGACGTGCAAATTATGAAAGGGACCAGAGATTATGGACTAGAGAATCTGGTCTCGAATAATATAATCAAGTttgtaatttaattgaatttggaatGTAATTAGATTGTATGCTGTTGTCcttataatttagattataaaattttattttctttttctaactcagattatattacattataattttaaaattatatcaaataaatcaataaattttataatataatattgattacaTAACATAGCCTAAATAGTGCAGTAGGGATCCTTTGATCCGTAAATTACGGACCAGAGGATAGTCCACTGTATGAGGACCTTTGATTTGGATGGATCCCATATTTAAATAGGTAGGATCCATCCAAATTAAGTGTCTAAAAAAATAGACCATCCCTTGATCCGTAATTTACGGACTAGAGGATCTGTCCTCTAAATAATGGACATTTAATGTGTATTAAAGAATGAAACGATTGAACCATGAACAATAGCTTTAGCATTAATCCCTAATATAAAATCAATATGGGCATACTCTTCCACATACTGAATTCTTAGCTTATCGATATCATGTGCAACTTGAGGTCATCTAAGAGTTGTAGAACATCATCGGTGTCGGAGAGCACATCCCGGCCACCATAGCTAAGAAACAAAGGAAAATCCTCTGGAATGTTCGGCATGGTGTAAGTGGGGATTCACTTGGTCGTAGTGCTTCATGTTGACCGTTTTGCTCCCGTAATTGTATTTCGTTATCACTCCATCTCTCACAGGCCACTGTCAACATGTGTTAGGATGCGTTCGGGTTATCGATAGTTGACACAATGATATACTTCTAGAAATGATGTAAATGTGAAGCTAAACGCAACCAATTCACCACTCAGCTTAGTCTATCCGAACAACAAGAATACTCTACACGATTGATCTTAAGAAATAAGAACTTACTTTGAGCTAAATGAATGAAATTCTTTGTCGACGTTGGTTGCGGTTCGTACTTCAAATAGTTCTCCACGGCGGTGTGATTGAGGCAACAATTGTTCTCTATCATACATTATCATACATAAGAAATGACACACTAATGGATATTTATATTCAAACAGAAAAGACTAGATATGTACTGAAATAATTACTGAAAAAGAAGGAATAAAAAAACAAATGTCATTTGAGTTATATAAATAATACCTGTAATGCTGCCACTAAATCAAAGCAATCCACGCCTGGTAGATCGCCCAACTTATTAATGAAATCTGAGAAAATCTTCCTGATATGGCGAATGACGCGGGGTCGTGAAATTGGATCAAAGTCCAGAAGGTTAAATGATGTAGCAGTTAAAGTTAAGGAGGGATCAATACTTAGGATAACATGATCGATCATCTTGATCGAGCATATCCGATCATACCCTTGCTCGGGTTGAATCCCAAATCTATCAGCATCCATAAAACCTTGAGTTGTATTAGCATCATTTAGGGTTGAGTTCTTTTAGTCACTCGGAGATAACACGGCTAAGTATCTCGACCAAGTGGTATAGTCGATCGGACCTGTGGTCTGATCGGACCTGATAGACATTTGATCCGACTGGACTCTTTGTTCAAGCAGAGAGGCTGAATGAAGACCGAGTCCCTAATAGCATTCCTTAAATCCTCTGCGCCTGTAAACAACATCCGATCGGATTACATAAGGGACTCGGTCAATTTACCAACTAAGTATATTAAGGGTCCCTCAACCAAACATCCTAACATTCCTCTTTATCATTTTGTGCGTTAGCTGTCAGAGAATCAAGAGAATATTTCCTCTGCCAACTGTGCACTAGAATTattgaaaaattcttaaaaaggTTATTTAACTCttattagattcaaacttagttttagGTTCATTAAGAAAGAGTTTATTGGGTAAGCTTTTACATTGTGGTGAGTCACAACGGACATTATTAAAGTAACCACAtctaagataatttttcaaaaatgaccCTCCAAAAGAATttaatactaggttttggtcCAACTAACTCGTGTTTGACTTGGATAGCTTTGGTCAGATCTACTATATCTAGTATACCAGGTAGAATGCATATGATTTAACCTAGAAATGCCTTTCATCAGAATTTCCTTGTCGTACTATCATTCTAATCCATTTCGATGCTATGTTATTAggatttggtaaacctttttaactaactaCTCTAAGTTAAGCAGAAAAGTAAATCTAAACCTAAGTATGCATATTCAATCAATCAAGTAAGATgaatagtttttctatttgctccccttgagtcatagcttagatatggtctatctaagagATGGATATGACTCTTGGGAACCAAATATTGATCCAGTTCAATTTGTTTAGTTAAACATGATTTAGGTACCTATGCTTGGACTTGTTTTCTAACATTATGGCTAAGTAAAGAAGGTATGATTTGTTTGTTGTGTTTAGTTTGTATCCGAGCTTGAATCCGTTGTACATGACTCGTTGCGATTCAAGTACCATAGTTAGACACTTGAATCCTAATTTGAACTTTTCCAACATCTTCTTGAGTCGCTCCACTTGaccttttaagttagaattttcttcctcaagttttatgacttgtgttgaagttccaacttgaacttgatcagttgagtgactcaagctaacttgctccttaaggtgatCCATTTCtttaagtagtaagttattttgttccttagacttggttaagtttttaaacaaatatGTTATAACTTTAAGTAAGTTTGACTTGGAAGAAAATGTTACTATATCAGGACCTTTAGAAATGAATACGGATTCGTAACTTCTCTCAAACTCGACGTCGGACTCTGACTCATACTCTTCCTTGGATTCAGATTCTTCATTTCTTGCTATAAAAGCAAGGCGCCTCGAGTTCTTTGGTTCTTCAGAGTTGGATTCCTCGGAAGATGATGTTgagttttgtgttttcttttaatttaattcaaagtaTTTTCTTGTTTTTAGTTGTTATGGTAATGCATATGTGAacgcatttagtcccacattgctaagctaagaaggttggaagagcttatatatggagtccttccatccttgcttagcaatgttaaggggacctacacgcatgcgcgggccgagcccaaatcaggtgatttcggggggttcgagccaGAAATTCATAAATCGGGAGTGACGCAtgcgatcatcgcgcgcaggggagggtacaaatccccagctcgtgggacTCACACTCACAAGCggcctggtttgtttttgccagtctttGGTTCGCTGACGAAAGCAGTAGCATTGGTTCTGTCCCGCGTGTGAGGGAGGGAACCGAACCGACGCTTTGGTTCTGTTCCGCGCACGTGAGGAAGCGACGCATGGTTCACTAGCGAAGCGAACCGATGCTTTTGTTCACTAGCGAAGCAGTGCTTACTGCTTCGAAGTGAATAAATGTTGCGCCTCTGTTCCTCGTTCTGTATCTCTCCGCAGAGCCTGCCCTCTCTATGTGTGCGTACgctgtcctgaggcttggttccgcgatctgaggttgagtccgagtgcgacgtTCGTTTTAGAATGCACCTACGAATGACGCGAGTGGTTGTCAgatcttgggggaattttgccggagagcctctgcactgtgggcggcaataaattctctaaagacagtcggcacacCGACGTTTCAACCGGAAGATAACAATTTCTAAATCTTACTCCTTCATTTACCTAtttattgcatgcttgctatTATTTAGCAAATTTATTACCGTTTTAGTGCTCTCCACTATACAACAGATGATTCGTTCCAAGTCGCTTGGAGAGCTTTCTTTTTTCTTGTGGATTTTGGCTTCTCTTCCTTCCTTGGTCATGCATACAAGAAAATTCCTTTCACGACTTGAGTCAAGTTAAattgttcatgcaattctaattcacaaagaGTTCGTCTAACTTAATAATTGAAAGGTAtctagaaactttgtaagcatctactattgatgcccacaatacaTTTTGAGGGAAGACATTCAAGGCATACCTTATCATGTCACGGTTTTCCAAGTGATGTCTGATTAGGTGACATTGAGAATGTCTTTGAGTCATGCGTGTAGTTGGGTGACAGTTTTTCCGGGAAGCATTCTGATATTGAAAAGATTGTTTAGCAAGAGATCTCTTTTCATTACCTTGGAGTGGTCGGTTTCCACGTGTAATTTTACTAGGAGATCCCAAAGCTTTTTCGCATTTTTGTAGGGCCCGACTCGATTTAGCTCCTCTATGATTAAGCCGCACTAGATGGTGTTTATGAGTTTGTAGTTCATTTGTGCTTTCTTGATCATAGGGGGAGTCCTATCTTCTGGCTCTATAGGCTTTCCATCTTGCATTGGTGGTGTATATCTCTTCAGTATAGCAAACTAGAGCTCGATGTCGAACTTGAGGTAgcactctattctattcttcctatAGTTGATATTTTCTCCCTTGAATAGTGGGGAATGAATCGTGTTGTATCCCTCTTGCTAAGACTTTAATATTCTTGCACAAAGGAATTAACAAAAGAAGGTTTTCAAGACTCTCATTTTGGGATTAGCAGTACgagataaagaagaaaagaatatgactaaaattaaagaaatacctttgaagaaaagaaaaatattttgaaattgtcCGAAAAACTGTTAAGTTACTTCAGAGCaacttactctgataccaattgaaggatcagAAACATGATAGAAAAgggagggggggttgaatattgcacgttaaaaaatcttttcttttatcaaAGTAAGCAGCGGAATAGAATAGTAACAGTAATACAAGTGACTCGATTGGTTACTTAGTTGAgaacctatgtcgactcctactacaAGATTCGCGATTTTTTATTGCACcattggataatccactaaaaatccTCTTTCCAAAACCTTCGGAGAAGATGTAATTTGTACAAGAGTTTTACAAGAAACTATGcaagctaaacttaaatttacaaACAAATAATATTTGATATGAAGATCGTTGAAGCTTGTTTATTGTCGTAGCTTGCACACAGAAGTGTAGAATAGCAACACgaatagagaggaagaagatcaaaagttTTTCAGTATTGTTTCATCGACTCGGACTT from Zingiber officinale cultivar Zhangliang chromosome 4A, Zo_v1.1, whole genome shotgun sequence includes the following:
- the LOC121972779 gene encoding uncharacterized protein At4g15970-like: MLNEAQNSIFDLFTESFKVGNGTSSLLNHMVVLALDQGALEHCESLNLHCYFPNYANNFESRENRETTMMKRQIEFSKEVLQLGYNFIYTDLDVVWFRNPLRHFNVLSQLILATEFYRGEESLENSPNGAFMYVLSTTQSIEFFRSWQFTAMRYVGGDRRTILTRAVREGAGPFRLNLQFLDTDYFGDFCRRGVDLSKVVAVRAGWCCDGRAGDLGAARALAREWKNYASLPVERKGSSFGIKYECRS